A part of Streptomyces sp. NBC_01451 genomic DNA contains:
- a CDS encoding GNAT family N-acetyltransferase, with product MAIQVRPPRRDEMNAYYLALPYANGLPSWEPAEAAWHGGPEPWPPQRTPATAEQLEKWAEADAEDESFHPIATFADGACVGASATISFDVTVPGGGTVRMAGVTATAVIATHRRRGYLRRMMKAMFEAALDRGEPLAMLSASEGSIYGRFGFSPATYRVRWELDRHEAALLPAVPDPGSLELVDATHAKKFWPMVHAEVRASRVGELAPLPGRWDGLSDGTNGTKGPLRYLVHRDQHGGVDGIANFRLPWSTTAATAGTLVVEALEATNPVAYRALWSLLVDFDLTKTIVAPGRPRDEPLRWMLASPRAMRITRQSDNLWARLLDVPLALTQRSYDTAGELAFSIDGDLMCPANNGTWLLRSDGATATCVATDRAADLTITVPALSSLYLGGMSAHDLAYSGHIIPRSDGAIGQLARMFRTDPEPHNSFGF from the coding sequence ATGGCTATTCAGGTCCGCCCGCCACGGCGCGATGAGATGAACGCGTACTACCTGGCTCTGCCTTACGCGAACGGGTTGCCGAGCTGGGAGCCGGCCGAAGCCGCGTGGCACGGCGGTCCGGAACCGTGGCCGCCGCAGCGCACTCCGGCAACCGCCGAGCAACTTGAGAAGTGGGCAGAAGCCGACGCCGAGGACGAGTCCTTCCATCCGATTGCGACATTCGCCGACGGTGCGTGCGTCGGTGCGTCCGCCACGATCTCCTTCGATGTGACCGTCCCCGGCGGGGGTACGGTCAGAATGGCCGGCGTGACCGCAACCGCGGTGATCGCTACACACCGCCGACGCGGTTACCTGCGGCGGATGATGAAGGCCATGTTCGAAGCGGCCTTGGACCGGGGTGAGCCGTTGGCGATGCTCAGCGCGAGCGAGGGCAGCATCTACGGCCGTTTCGGTTTCTCACCGGCGACCTACCGTGTGCGGTGGGAACTGGACCGCCACGAGGCGGCCCTCCTTCCGGCGGTGCCCGATCCGGGTTCGCTGGAGCTGGTCGACGCCACGCACGCGAAGAAGTTCTGGCCCATGGTGCACGCGGAGGTGCGTGCGTCCCGTGTCGGTGAGCTGGCCCCCTTGCCCGGGCGCTGGGACGGGTTGTCCGACGGCACGAACGGCACGAAGGGACCCCTGCGGTATCTCGTCCACCGTGACCAGCACGGCGGTGTGGACGGCATAGCCAACTTTCGGCTGCCGTGGTCCACGACGGCCGCAACCGCGGGAACGCTCGTAGTTGAGGCACTGGAGGCGACGAACCCGGTGGCCTATCGCGCCCTGTGGAGCTTGCTGGTCGACTTCGACCTCACCAAGACCATCGTGGCGCCCGGCCGCCCGCGCGACGAACCACTGCGGTGGATGCTCGCGAGCCCACGGGCCATGCGCATCACCCGCCAGTCCGACAACCTGTGGGCACGCCTTCTCGACGTCCCCCTCGCCCTGACGCAACGTTCGTACGACACGGCCGGCGAGTTGGCCTTCAGTATCGATGGCGACCTCATGTGCCCGGCGAACAACGGGACATGGCTTCTCCGCTCGGACGGCGCCACGGCGACATGTGTCGCCACGGACCGGGCCGCGGACCTGACCATCACGGTACCGGCGCTCAGTTCGCTCTATCTCGGAGGCATGTCGGCGCACGACCTGGCGTACTCGGGCCACATCATCCCGCGTTCCGACGGCGCGATCGGGCAGCTGGCCCGGATGTTCCGCACCGACCCCGAACCTCACAACTCCTTCGGCTTCTAG
- a CDS encoding DinB family protein, which yields MTSDAKADLHFYLQSARDALLWKLEGLSEYDIRRPLTPTGTNLLGLVKHVASMEFGYLGDTFGRPSGEPLPWLEDDAENNADMWATAEESREYIVGLYRRAWAHADASIDALALDSTGKVPWWPSDANEVTLHHAVVRMIAETHQHAGHADIVRELIDGAVGLNKDNANMAPGDPEWWERYRSRLERAAQEAARDS from the coding sequence ATGACATCGGACGCCAAGGCTGACCTTCACTTCTACCTGCAGTCCGCCCGCGATGCTCTGCTGTGGAAGCTCGAAGGGCTCTCGGAGTACGACATCCGCCGCCCGCTGACACCGACCGGCACCAACCTCCTGGGCCTGGTGAAGCATGTCGCGAGCATGGAATTCGGCTACCTCGGCGATACCTTCGGACGGCCGTCCGGCGAGCCGTTGCCCTGGCTCGAGGACGATGCCGAGAACAACGCGGACATGTGGGCCACCGCTGAGGAGTCACGCGAGTACATCGTGGGCCTCTACCGTCGAGCGTGGGCACACGCGGATGCGTCGATCGACGCGCTGGCGCTGGATTCAACAGGCAAGGTGCCGTGGTGGCCGAGTGATGCGAACGAGGTGACGTTGCATCATGCCGTGGTGCGCATGATTGCCGAGACGCACCAGCACGCCGGGCACGCCGATATCGTCCGGGAGCTCATAGACGGTGCCGTGGGGCTGAACAAGGACAACGCGAACATGGCGCCAGGCGACCCGGAGTGGTGGGAGCGCTATCGAAGCCGGCTGGAGCGCGCGGCCCAGGAAGCCGCCAGAGACTCGTGA
- a CDS encoding helix-turn-helix domain-containing protein, whose translation MRAMLDVIDEARREDSDDVPPQALLRGLHQLVPCDVAVFSELDLPTRRHLASQESGTPYSNYDHGPEAYWQWRHQYPTCLQVERHHGDTSVVQLTDFMSFRELRNLGIYSEYFCPIKTEMIAALPTAPGRTRVFMFLREQARPFSELERLTLELLRPHLYAVYLEAARRQRQPVRLTPRELEVMRAIANGLSTDAIARQLVVTSHTVRKHLENTFRKLGVSSRTEAIARLFPTAQ comes from the coding sequence ATGCGGGCGATGCTCGATGTGATCGACGAGGCGCGACGCGAGGACTCCGACGACGTCCCCCCGCAGGCTCTCCTGCGCGGACTGCATCAGCTGGTCCCCTGCGATGTGGCCGTTTTCTCCGAACTCGATCTGCCCACCCGACGGCATCTGGCGTCCCAGGAATCGGGCACGCCCTACAGCAACTACGACCACGGACCTGAGGCGTATTGGCAGTGGCGTCACCAGTACCCGACGTGCCTTCAGGTGGAGCGGCATCACGGAGACACCTCCGTGGTCCAGCTCACGGATTTCATGAGCTTCCGTGAGCTGCGCAACCTGGGCATCTACAGCGAGTACTTCTGCCCGATCAAAACGGAGATGATCGCAGCACTGCCGACCGCGCCGGGACGCACTCGAGTCTTCATGTTCCTGCGCGAACAAGCCCGCCCGTTCAGTGAGTTGGAGCGGCTGACCCTGGAACTCCTGCGTCCCCACCTCTACGCCGTCTATCTGGAAGCAGCACGTCGACAACGCCAGCCCGTACGCCTGACACCTCGCGAACTGGAAGTGATGCGTGCCATTGCCAACGGCTTGAGTACCGACGCGATCGCTCGCCAACTCGTGGTCACATCGCACACAGTCCGCAAACATCTGGAAAACACCTTCCGCAAACTGGGGGTCTCCAGTCGCACGGAGGCGATCGCCAGATTGTTTCCCACTGCCCAGTGA
- a CDS encoding VOC family protein, whose protein sequence is MTTSVVSIIYVNDAPAAARFYGDLLGMSPSFETSGYITFDLGPGADLGLWSGQFEDLSPDVRRTGEVCLAVDGGPDEVNATFEQWNSKGVAILREPHDAGFGLTFLAADPDGNRIRVAPRG, encoded by the coding sequence ATGACCACATCCGTCGTGTCCATCATCTACGTGAACGACGCTCCCGCCGCAGCTCGTTTCTACGGCGACCTCCTCGGGATGAGCCCCTCGTTCGAGACGTCGGGATACATCACCTTCGACCTCGGGCCAGGCGCTGACCTCGGTCTTTGGTCTGGCCAGTTCGAGGACCTGTCACCGGACGTCCGGCGCACCGGTGAGGTGTGCCTGGCCGTCGACGGTGGACCCGACGAGGTCAACGCGACCTTTGAGCAGTGGAATTCCAAGGGGGTCGCGATCCTGCGCGAGCCTCATGATGCGGGGTTCGGGCTGACCTTCCTCGCAGCCGATCCTGACGGGAACCGTATCCGCGTCGCACCGCGGGGCTGA
- a CDS encoding acyltransferase: MDHRQQTSARSSDRFDHCPWLFEKEATEEQRATQRERQQTLGGDSEMGERCYVAESAAVFPDLLRLGDDSYIAAHAYVTGTLTTGTDCTLNPFTVARGTVSLGTGVRIGAHTSLLGFNHSMAPDQPVFRQPQTSRGITVGDDVWIGSHVVVVDGVTIGDHCVIGAGAVVTKDLPAWTVAAGNPARRIRDRRETGNRRRTGTPGVDGGDGDALARFADTARTQAAGILARCWDGDQYTDRPGAAPTVRAHCDAVEIAYLLLSSPPEQLDRTEHIKRLASLQDRSTGLIPELGEQPPAMDADGFIGEGPALYHILSVGYALDLLGTSLPQPIPGVSDMTASQLISRLEELPWRDNAWGAGAWIDSWATAAHWNLRHPATAHLAPGTLEALFGWLLTRADPWTGMWGSPSASAGRLQVVNGYYRLTRGSFAQFGIPVPHPERVVDAVLDHSRDTRYFGAGRENACNVLDVAHPLWLCTRQLGGSGGGGDTYRADEIRAWAERRLTAALATWQNDKGFGFGPGTAGPGPEPGLQGTEMWLAIVWLLADLVGRSDRLGYRPRGVHRPEPGEGLRLTP; this comes from the coding sequence ATGGATCATCGGCAGCAAACGTCCGCACGCTCGTCCGACCGCTTCGACCACTGCCCCTGGCTGTTCGAGAAGGAGGCCACGGAGGAGCAACGAGCCACGCAGCGGGAGCGGCAACAGACCCTCGGCGGGGACAGCGAGATGGGCGAGCGTTGCTACGTGGCCGAGTCGGCGGCGGTCTTCCCCGACCTCCTGCGACTGGGCGACGACTCGTACATCGCCGCTCACGCCTACGTCACCGGCACCCTGACCACGGGCACGGACTGCACGCTGAACCCGTTCACCGTGGCCCGAGGCACCGTCTCCCTGGGCACCGGCGTACGTATCGGCGCCCACACGTCGCTCCTGGGCTTCAACCACTCGATGGCCCCCGACCAGCCGGTCTTCCGGCAACCCCAGACCAGCCGGGGAATCACCGTCGGCGACGACGTCTGGATCGGCTCCCATGTGGTTGTCGTGGACGGCGTGACCATCGGCGACCACTGCGTGATCGGCGCCGGGGCCGTGGTGACGAAGGACCTGCCGGCGTGGACAGTTGCGGCGGGAAATCCGGCGCGGCGGATCCGGGACCGGCGTGAGACGGGGAACCGCCGCCGGACTGGCACCCCCGGCGTCGATGGGGGTGACGGCGATGCCCTCGCCCGGTTCGCCGACACTGCCCGTACCCAGGCCGCCGGCATCCTGGCCCGCTGCTGGGACGGCGACCAGTACACCGACCGCCCCGGCGCCGCACCCACCGTGCGGGCACACTGCGACGCCGTGGAGATTGCCTACCTGCTGCTTTCATCCCCTCCCGAGCAGTTGGACAGGACGGAACACATCAAGCGTCTGGCGTCCCTCCAGGACCGGTCGACCGGCCTGATACCCGAACTCGGCGAGCAGCCACCCGCCATGGACGCCGACGGCTTCATCGGCGAGGGCCCGGCCCTTTACCACATCCTGTCGGTGGGCTACGCGCTGGACCTCTTGGGCACTTCCCTCCCTCAACCGATCCCAGGGGTAAGCGACATGACGGCCAGTCAACTCATATCCCGCCTGGAGGAGTTGCCCTGGCGGGACAATGCATGGGGCGCGGGTGCCTGGATCGACTCCTGGGCCACAGCGGCCCATTGGAACCTACGGCACCCCGCCACCGCCCATCTTGCTCCGGGCACACTCGAAGCCCTGTTCGGCTGGCTCCTCACCCGGGCCGACCCCTGGACCGGCATGTGGGGCAGCCCTTCGGCCAGCGCCGGCCGCCTGCAGGTGGTGAACGGCTACTACCGGCTCACACGAGGTTCCTTCGCACAGTTCGGGATACCCGTCCCGCATCCGGAGCGGGTCGTCGACGCGGTACTGGACCACAGCCGCGACACCCGCTACTTCGGCGCGGGCCGCGAGAACGCCTGCAACGTACTGGACGTCGCGCACCCGTTGTGGCTGTGCACCAGGCAGTTGGGCGGCAGCGGCGGAGGCGGCGACACCTATCGGGCGGACGAGATCCGGGCCTGGGCCGAACGCCGGCTCACCGCCGCCCTGGCGACCTGGCAGAACGACAAGGGCTTCGGATTCGGACCGGGTACGGCGGGACCGGGCCCGGAACCGGGCCTGCAGGGAACGGAGATGTGGCTGGCCATCGTCTGGCTGCTGGCAGATCTGGTGGGAAGGTCGGACCGCCTCGGGTATCGGCCACGCGGGGTGCATCGCCCTGAGCCGGGCGAAGGGCTACGACTTACGCCTTGA
- a CDS encoding DinB family protein, with amino-acid sequence MTRSERIADQLDWYWYKNLRPRLDGLTDEEYFWEPVRGCWSIRPRGTSAAPMSAGSGEWTLDSASSDPVPAPVTTIAWRLAHVIVSCLGYRVGWYFGGQDVDSQTFAYAGTADESLRQLDEMYGRWNEGVRELSDADLENPPTAGPERFPVENRILHVNRELIHHGAEISLLRDLYRWQDGAVPR; translated from the coding sequence ATGACAAGAAGCGAGCGAATCGCTGACCAGTTGGACTGGTACTGGTACAAGAACCTTCGGCCGCGTCTGGACGGGCTTACCGATGAGGAGTACTTCTGGGAGCCTGTACGTGGCTGCTGGAGCATCCGCCCACGTGGCACATCGGCCGCACCGATGTCAGCAGGTTCGGGGGAGTGGACGCTGGACTCCGCGTCCTCTGACCCGGTGCCGGCGCCGGTGACCACGATTGCCTGGCGGCTGGCGCATGTCATCGTCTCCTGCCTGGGCTATCGGGTCGGATGGTACTTCGGCGGCCAGGACGTCGACTCCCAGACATTCGCCTACGCGGGGACCGCTGACGAGTCGCTGAGACAGCTCGATGAAATGTATGGGAGATGGAACGAGGGGGTCCGCGAGCTCTCGGACGCTGACCTGGAGAATCCGCCCACGGCGGGTCCCGAGCGGTTTCCCGTGGAGAACAGGATCCTGCACGTCAACAGGGAGCTGATCCATCACGGCGCCGAGATTTCCCTGCTGCGCGACCTCTACCGCTGGCAGGACGGAGCCGTACCGCGCTGA
- a CDS encoding helix-turn-helix transcriptional regulator, whose amino-acid sequence MTPDRFFALMLLLESRDAVTTQELASALGVSLRTITRDLNWLRDAGLPVTAHRGRLGGVTMLPGSGLDLTRLTPSERDHLSLTGLDEKQRAELDGSADGRRALSKIAAAQPRRVHELLPLTDVVHVDSRPWRQARASGTTPASLIGPVRRGRRLRIEYDSPRESSPGDLVVDPYGLLAKAGIWYLVADRARVPRMYRLERITTWKEVDQPRRIRESQTLATVAAALIEQWEHNHAIEVSATIDQTQIERAQRIFGLRLVLDDHEESATGRRVTIRFLHLEDVRALLPFGSAITVHGPTEARAHLRDLATDLAHHYAPSPTS is encoded by the coding sequence GTGACTCCAGATCGCTTCTTCGCCCTGATGCTGCTCCTCGAGTCGAGGGATGCCGTGACCACCCAGGAACTTGCCTCAGCGCTCGGGGTGTCCCTTCGAACCATCACCAGAGACCTGAACTGGCTCCGCGACGCCGGCCTGCCGGTGACCGCACACCGGGGCCGCCTCGGAGGCGTGACCATGCTGCCCGGGTCCGGGCTCGACCTCACGCGACTCACACCGAGCGAGCGTGATCACCTGTCACTCACCGGGCTGGACGAGAAACAACGTGCGGAGCTCGACGGATCGGCCGACGGCCGGCGCGCGCTCTCCAAGATCGCCGCTGCACAGCCGCGTCGAGTTCATGAGCTCCTGCCGCTCACCGACGTAGTGCACGTGGACAGCCGTCCCTGGCGTCAGGCACGAGCTTCCGGCACGACTCCGGCTTCGCTGATCGGCCCAGTGCGGCGAGGCCGTCGGCTACGGATCGAGTACGACAGCCCACGCGAGTCATCCCCAGGCGACCTGGTCGTGGATCCCTATGGGCTGTTGGCCAAGGCCGGCATCTGGTATCTCGTCGCCGACCGTGCCCGAGTACCGCGGATGTACCGACTCGAACGGATCACGACGTGGAAGGAAGTCGACCAGCCACGACGGATCCGCGAGAGCCAGACCCTGGCCACCGTCGCTGCAGCGCTCATTGAGCAGTGGGAGCACAACCATGCGATAGAGGTCAGCGCCACCATCGACCAGACCCAGATCGAGCGAGCGCAACGCATCTTCGGCCTACGACTCGTCCTGGACGACCATGAGGAATCCGCTACCGGCCGCAGGGTGACGATCCGCTTTCTGCATCTGGAGGACGTGCGAGCACTGCTGCCGTTCGGGAGCGCCATCACTGTGCACGGCCCCACCGAGGCCAGGGCTCACCTCCGCGACCTCGCCACCGATCTCGCCCACCACTATGCGCCGTCACCGACGTCCTGA
- a CDS encoding AAA family ATPase, which yields MQRYVLTGTPGSGKTSILRCLGDLGYGVVEEAATAVIAQAQALGEDEPWSRASFIDEIVALQRQRQLEATGSVRVFDRSPVCTHALATHLGWPVSRALEAELDRIAWEGVYERQVLFVRNLGFCEPTTARRISFQESLAFERIHEESYRAFGYEIVDIPADDLAHRVAMVSSRIAHAPHQAPAAAMRPGKPHP from the coding sequence ATGCAGCGCTACGTTCTCACCGGCACTCCGGGCTCGGGCAAGACATCAATCCTGCGATGCCTGGGCGACCTTGGCTACGGCGTTGTCGAGGAGGCGGCGACGGCCGTCATCGCACAAGCGCAGGCCCTGGGCGAGGACGAGCCATGGTCAAGGGCGTCCTTCATCGACGAGATCGTCGCGCTGCAGCGACAGCGGCAGTTGGAAGCCACCGGCTCCGTTCGGGTGTTCGACCGGTCACCCGTCTGCACCCACGCCCTCGCCACCCACTTGGGCTGGCCGGTGTCGCGGGCGCTCGAAGCGGAGCTCGACCGGATCGCCTGGGAAGGGGTGTACGAGCGGCAAGTGCTCTTCGTCCGCAATCTAGGGTTCTGTGAGCCGACCACGGCCCGGCGGATCAGTTTCCAGGAATCACTGGCTTTCGAAAGGATCCACGAAGAGAGCTACCGCGCGTTCGGCTACGAGATCGTCGACATCCCTGCCGACGACCTGGCTCACCGCGTCGCCATGGTGAGCTCCAGGATCGCGCATGCCCCGCATCAGGCACCAGCAGCGGCGATGCGGCCGGGGAAGCCCCACCCGTAG
- a CDS encoding TetR/AcrR family transcriptional regulator gives MAGRKQFDVDEALRRAMHVFWRWGYSEASIDRLTEGTGLGRGSLYGTFGDKSTLFRKSLQRYAQTYHPQYERALSGPHPSPSAVVAAYLQVALNRIADPTVPDGCLLTVSATQFPSLDAEGRTMVRAMIDGLRAMLEQALLAAGAGEQEAAELALCTLATNKSLAVLSRAGFSGEDLATVAAAAARIPGRPQPLP, from the coding sequence ATGGCAGGCCGCAAGCAGTTCGACGTGGACGAGGCGCTGCGACGTGCGATGCACGTCTTCTGGCGCTGGGGCTATTCGGAGGCCTCGATCGATCGCCTGACCGAGGGCACGGGCCTGGGCCGGGGCTCGCTCTACGGCACCTTCGGCGACAAGAGCACTCTCTTCCGGAAAAGCCTCCAACGGTACGCGCAGACCTACCACCCGCAGTACGAGCGGGCACTGTCCGGCCCCCACCCGAGCCCGAGCGCCGTTGTGGCCGCCTACCTGCAGGTCGCCCTGAACCGCATCGCCGACCCGACGGTCCCGGACGGCTGCCTGCTCACGGTGTCGGCAACGCAGTTCCCGTCCCTCGACGCGGAGGGCCGGACGATGGTCCGCGCCATGATCGACGGTTTGCGGGCGATGCTGGAGCAGGCGTTGCTGGCGGCGGGGGCCGGTGAGCAGGAGGCGGCAGAGCTGGCGTTGTGCACCCTGGCGACGAACAAGTCCCTGGCGGTGCTGAGCCGCGCCGGCTTCTCGGGCGAAGACCTGGCAACCGTTGCCGCAGCCGCCGCCCGTATCCCCGGGAGACCACAGCCACTACCTTGA
- a CDS encoding alpha/beta fold hydrolase — protein MTTLSSLQLPDGFLDLFTSRLVEVNGLRLHAVTGGDGPPLLLISGWPQTWYAWREVMPALARQHTVVAVDSRGAGLSDKPDDGYDAGTLAADLVALMAALGHDRFDVVGHDIGTWTGYALAADHPERVGRLAILEAVIPGLTPSPPFFGPAAVNLKLWQFGFNRLTDLNEELVRGRERLFFGYQFAKKAATPDAIPAYAVDVYVDAIAADPRALRASFAYYRALDETIAQNEQRGKTRLTMPVLAVGGALWSGATTTQTMRLAADDVTGVVLDDCGHYPAEEQPARFTEILEDFLAANQ, from the coding sequence ATGACGACCTTGAGTTCGCTGCAACTGCCTGACGGATTCCTCGACTTGTTCACCAGCCGGCTCGTGGAGGTGAACGGGCTGCGGCTGCACGCGGTCACCGGCGGGGACGGCCCGCCACTGCTGCTGATCAGCGGGTGGCCCCAGACCTGGTACGCCTGGCGGGAAGTGATGCCCGCGCTCGCCCGCCAGCACACCGTCGTCGCCGTCGACTCGCGCGGCGCCGGGCTCTCCGACAAGCCCGACGACGGGTACGACGCCGGCACGCTGGCCGCCGACCTGGTCGCGTTGATGGCCGCGCTCGGGCACGACCGCTTCGACGTGGTCGGCCACGACATCGGTACGTGGACCGGATACGCCCTCGCCGCCGATCACCCCGAGCGGGTGGGCCGGCTCGCCATCCTCGAAGCAGTGATCCCCGGTCTCACGCCATCCCCGCCGTTCTTCGGCCCGGCCGCGGTCAACCTGAAACTCTGGCAGTTCGGCTTCAACAGGCTCACCGACCTGAACGAAGAACTGGTCCGGGGACGGGAACGGCTCTTCTTCGGCTACCAGTTCGCCAAGAAGGCAGCCACCCCGGACGCGATCCCCGCGTACGCCGTCGACGTCTACGTCGACGCGATCGCCGCGGATCCTCGCGCGCTGCGGGCGAGCTTCGCGTACTACCGGGCGCTGGACGAGACGATCGCGCAGAACGAGCAGCGCGGCAAGACCCGGCTGACGATGCCGGTGCTCGCCGTCGGCGGCGCGCTGTGGAGCGGTGCGACTACCACCCAGACGATGCGGCTGGCGGCCGACGACGTCACGGGGGTCGTCCTCGACGACTGCGGCCACTACCCAGCCGAGGAACAGCCGGCGCGGTTCACCGAGATCCTGGAGGACTTCCTCGCGGCCAACCAATAG